The region TATGGATGAGAAAATTGAAAAATATATCTTAGACATCATCTTTGCGACACGTTATCCAGAAAATTATAAACTAGCCGATTTAAAACCATTAATTTCTTTTGGAGCTTCACCACGTGGAAGTATTAATCTAGCTACAGCAGCAAAATGTTATGCATTCATAAAGCGTCGTGGTTATGTTATTCCAGAAGATGTGCGTGCTGTAGTGCACGATGTGTTACGTCACAGAATAGGCATTACCTATGAAGCTGAAGCCGAAAATGTAACTTCTGAAGACATCATTAACAAAATAGTTAATGAGATTGAAGTACCATAGAATTTTAGATTTTAGAATGTCGAATAACGATTAACAAAAATCGTAAATCAAAAAATCTACTATCGTAAATCAATAAATGGATACCAAAGAATTACTAAAAAAAGTACGTAAAATAGAGATTAAGACACGTCGTTTGTCTGATCATATTTTTGGAGGTGAATATCATTCGACCTTCAAAGGACGTGGTATGACTTTTTCTGAGGTAAGACAGTATCAGTTTGGTGATGATGTTAGAAATATAGACTGGAATGTTACTGCGCGTACTAACCAACCACACATAAAAGTTTTTGAAGAAGAGCGTGAGTTAACCATGATGTTGATGGTTGATGTGTCTGGATCAGAGTTTTTTGGTACAGAGCAACAATTTAAAAATGAAATAGTTACAGAGATTGCTGCTACGCTAGCGTTTTCGGCAACTCAGAATAATGATAAGATTGGATTAATTCTGTTTTCAGATGACATAGAGTTGTTTATTCCACCAAAAAAAGGACGTTCTCATGTATTAAGAATTATTAGAGAGTTAATCGAGTTTGAACCAAAAAGCAAACAAACCAATATAGCTGAAGCATTAAAGTTTTTGCGTAATGTGATGAAGAAAAAAGCAATTGTATTTATCATGAGCGATTTTATTGCTGATGATTACAAACAAACGCTTAAAATTGCTGCTGGGAAACATGATATTACAGGAATTAGAGTGTACGACAAGCATGAAGAAAGTATCCCTAATTTAGGAATGGTACAAATGGAAGATGAAGAAACTGGCGAGTTGATGTTAGTAAATACTAGCTCTAAAGCAGTCAGAACTAACTACACTAAGTTTTATAACAACAAGGTAGATTATTTTAAAGACAGTTTTGCAAAGTCTGGAGCAGGAAGTATAGCTTGCAGAACAGATGAGAGCTATGTTAAAAAATTATTAGGATACTTTAAAACTAGAGGGTAATAATTAAAGTAAAAAGTATAAAGTGAGAAGTGAAACGTTTTCAAAAATAGTAACTCAATCACAAGTATTAAGGTTTAACCTTATAGCTTTTGTCGTATTGCTTGTACCTTTTATTTCAGTAAGTCAAGTCACTTCATCAATAGATTCTACGTCAATAAAAATAGGTGAGCAAATCACTTATAAAATTCAAGTTGAAACTGATACCGTAAATCGTGTGGTATTCCCTGAAGGGCAAAGTTTTGTGCCTTTAGAGATGATTGAATCTTATAAAATAGATACGACTAAGCAAGACGCTAAATACAAGCTTATTAAAAAATATGGATTAACTCAGTTTGATTCGGGACGTTATGTTATCCCAAAACAAAAAGTATTAATTGCTGGAAAACAATTCCTGACAGATTCGTTGTTAGTTGAGGTTAATACAATTGAAGTCGATACCACCAAGCAAAAGCTTTTTGATATCAAACCCATGTTAGAGGTCGAAAAACCTGCTAGTAACTGGTGGAAATATCTGCTTATTGGATTAGCTATTGTGTCTTTGGCAGGGTTTTTAATTTATTGGTTTGTTTGGCGCAAAAAGCCATTAACAGAAGAAGAGGAAATTGCTTTATTACCTCCTTATGACAGAGCAAAACTAGCACTACAAAAGCTTGATGAAAGCAACTACTTAGAGTTTGATAAATACAAAGAATATTATTCTGAATTGACTTTAGCCATTAGAAAGTATCTTGATGAAAAAGTGTATGATAGAGCTTTAGAAAGTACTACAGACCAATTAATTACAAGGTTAGAAGTATTAAGCGATGGAAACCAAATAGATTTATCAAGAGACGATATTAAAAAATTAGAAGATGTTTTAAAGCGTGCCGATTTAGTAAAGTTTGCAAAATCTGCTCCAGATAAGGAATTAGCCAAAATTGATAGAACGGTAATAGACCAAGAAATTGACGTAGTTAAAGAAGCGCTTCCAGAACCAACAGAAGAAGAAAAGTTACTGGATTTAGAGTATAAAAAACAACAAGAACGTAAGGAATTTAGACAAAAAATATGGGTAACTGTTGCAGCGTTAGTTTTTATGCTAGGCTTGATCTTTGCTGCTTTTAGTTACAGATACGGTTTTAACTACGTAGTAGATACTATTTTACAAAAAGAGACCAAACAATTATTAGAAGGCAATTGGGTAAATAGTGACTATGGTTATCCACCAATAACCATTTCTACTCCTGAGGTTTTAAAAAGAGAGGAAGCACCAGTTCCGGATGAGTTAAAAGACAAAGTAAAAGTGTCTGCATTTGGGTATGAGTTAAAAAATAAACTGACAATAGCAACAGCTTCAACAGTTTTTTCTGGAATGCCAACTGGTGAAAATCAACCATCAACAGAAGATAATTTGTTAAAGGCAATAGAAGGTAATTTAAAAGCAATGGAAGCAGAAGGTGGACGAAATATTATCTCTAACAGAGATAAATTTGTAACACCTAATAATGCAGAAGGTGTCAAAACTTCTGGGACTTTTGAGTTTCCTATAGATGAAGATAAACAGGATTACGTTACTGGTGAATTTGTTATACTAAGCTTTGCTAATAAAGACGTTATGCAACAAATCTTAATCACATGTCTAAAGGACGATATTTATTTAGATCAAGTGGTAGAACGTATTTTAGCATCTGTAGAACTTAATCAAAAAGAGGACTAATGTTAGACGGAATTACATTTTTAAATAAAGAATTTTTCTGGTTGTTACTAGCACTACCATTAGCAATTATTTGGTACGTGTTTAAACACAAGCAACAAACTGCAGAGCTTAAAATTTCAAGTCTAAAAGGTTTTAAAATAACTAACTCTTGGTTGCCTAAACTAAAACACCTTTTATTTGCATTACGATTATTGGCTTTAGCTATATTAATTACAGCACTAGCAAGACCACGTACGTCAGAAACTAACACAAAAACTAAAACTACTAGAGGTATAGATATTGTCATGGCAATAGATGTATCTGCAAGTATGTTGGCTAAAGATTTAAGACCAAACCGTTTAGAAGCTTTAAAAAATGTGGCTACAAAGTTTATTAAAGGAAGACCAAACGACAGAATTGGATTAGTAGAATATGCAGGAGAAAGCTATACCAAAACACCAATAACCAGTGATAAAGCGATTGTTTTAAGTTCGTTAAACGAAATAAGGTACAATACTATTATAGATGGTGGTACAGCTATTGGCATGGGTCTAGCAACTTCTGTAAATAGACTTAAAGACAGCAAAGCTAAAAGCAAGGTTATTATTTTATTAACGGATGGTGTCAATAATTCTGGGGTATTAAATCCAAATATTGCAAGCGAATTAGCAGTAGAGTATGATATAAAAGTTTATACTATTGGGTTAGGTACTAATGGAATGGCTCTAACACCTTATACCATTGATAGAAACGGACAATTTCAATACCAACGAGCTCAAGTTAAAATTGATGAAGATTTACTAAAAAACATCGCAAAAGTGACTGGAGGAAAATACTTTAGAGCGACAAATACGCAAAAACTAGAGCAGATTTATGCCGAAATTAATAAACTAGAAAAAACAGAAATAGACGAAATAAAATACACCACATATCAAGAACATTTTAGACCATTTATTTGGGTTGCAGGAATCTTGTTATTGTTAGAGTTTTTAATAAGAATCACGCTATTTAGAAGTTTCATTTAAAAGTATTTAGAAGAAGAATGTTTCAATTAGAAGAAAAAATATGGTTTTGGACACTACTAGTTATTCCGGTAATTATAGTCTTCTTTTTGTTGCTTCAATTTTGGAAAAAACGCACACAAAAGAAGTTTGCTAATAAAAACCTATTAAAACGTTTAAGTCCTAATCAATCATTATTCAAGTCGGTTTTAAAACTTGTTGTATTATGTCTAGCGTTTGCTAGTTTAGCACTTGCATTGGTCAACCCTAAAGTAGGAACCAAATTAGAAACTATAAAGCGCGAAGGTGTAGATATTGTTTTTGCAGTTGATGTTTCTAAAAGTATGTTGGCAGAAGACATAAAACCTAACAGGTTAGAAAAAGCACAACAGTTAGTATCTAAAATCATTGATAATTTAGGCAGCGACCGTGTTGGTATTATTGCTTACGCAGGAAAAGCGTTTCCGCAGTTACCAATTACTACAGACTATTCTGCAGCAAAAATGTTTCTACAAAACTTAAACACAGACATGTTATCGTCTCAAGGGACTGCCATTAACGAAGCTATTAATTTGGCAAAAACCTATTATGATGATGACGAGCAAACCAATCGTGTACTAGTTATCATTTCAGATGGAGAAGACCATAGTGAAGCTGCTGTTCAAGTCGCAGAGGAAGCTAGTAAAGAAGGTATTAAAATTTTTACCATCGGAGTCGGAGAAACCGCAGGAGGACCAATACCTATTAAAAGAAACGGAGTATTGCTTAACTATAAAAAA is a window of Olleya sp. YS DNA encoding:
- a CDS encoding DUF58 domain-containing protein; the encoded protein is MDTKELLKKVRKIEIKTRRLSDHIFGGEYHSTFKGRGMTFSEVRQYQFGDDVRNIDWNVTARTNQPHIKVFEEERELTMMLMVDVSGSEFFGTEQQFKNEIVTEIAATLAFSATQNNDKIGLILFSDDIELFIPPKKGRSHVLRIIRELIEFEPKSKQTNIAEALKFLRNVMKKKAIVFIMSDFIADDYKQTLKIAAGKHDITGIRVYDKHEESIPNLGMVQMEDEETGELMLVNTSSKAVRTNYTKFYNNKVDYFKDSFAKSGAGSIACRTDESYVKKLLGYFKTRG
- a CDS encoding VWA domain-containing protein, whose amino-acid sequence is MLDGITFLNKEFFWLLLALPLAIIWYVFKHKQQTAELKISSLKGFKITNSWLPKLKHLLFALRLLALAILITALARPRTSETNTKTKTTRGIDIVMAIDVSASMLAKDLRPNRLEALKNVATKFIKGRPNDRIGLVEYAGESYTKTPITSDKAIVLSSLNEIRYNTIIDGGTAIGMGLATSVNRLKDSKAKSKVIILLTDGVNNSGVLNPNIASELAVEYDIKVYTIGLGTNGMALTPYTIDRNGQFQYQRAQVKIDEDLLKNIAKVTGGKYFRATNTQKLEQIYAEINKLEKTEIDEIKYTTYQEHFRPFIWVAGILLLLEFLIRITLFRSFI
- a CDS encoding VWA domain-containing protein, which codes for MFQLEEKIWFWTLLVIPVIIVFFLLLQFWKKRTQKKFANKNLLKRLSPNQSLFKSVLKLVVLCLAFASLALALVNPKVGTKLETIKREGVDIVFAVDVSKSMLAEDIKPNRLEKAQQLVSKIIDNLGSDRVGIIAYAGKAFPQLPITTDYSAAKMFLQNLNTDMLSSQGTAINEAINLAKTYYDDDEQTNRVLVIISDGEDHSEAAVQVAEEASKEGIKIFTIGVGETAGGPIPIKRNGVLLNYKKDKDGETVITRLDEDTLKAIANQANGVYINGTTTDKVVNDITDILNKLDKKEFEAKQVADFKSQFQWFLALAITLLFLDIFLLERKTAWLKKLNLFNENL